The following are encoded in a window of Carya illinoinensis cultivar Pawnee chromosome 15, C.illinoinensisPawnee_v1, whole genome shotgun sequence genomic DNA:
- the LOC122297195 gene encoding thaumatin-like protein 1b: MMKTLSLMISGLALASFFLFGAQSARITFTNNCPNTIWPGTLTADQKPQLSTTGFELASKASTSLDAQAPWKGRFWARTGCTTDASGRFSCATADCASGQVTCNGNGAVPPASLVEINIVENGGQDFYDVSLVDGFNLPVSVSTEGGSGECKTSSCPADVNAACPAELQVKAADGSVIACKSACTAFNQPQYCCTGNFSTPATCPPTNYSMIFENQCPQAYSYAYDDVNSTFTCSGAPNYVITFCPSS, translated from the exons ATGATGAAGACCCTTTCACTCATGATCTCCGGCCTTGCCTTGgcctccttttttctctttg GTGCTCAATCCGCTAGAATAACTTTCACAAACAACTGTCCCAATACAATCTGGCCGGGTACCCTAACTGCTGATCAGAAACCTCAACTATCAACAACCGGATTTGAGTTAGCATCCAAAGCATCCACATCACTGGATGCCCAAGCTCCCTGGAAAGGCCGTTTTTGGGCACGAACTGGTTGCACCACGGATGCCTCAGGAAGGTTCTCTTGCGCTACTGCGGATTGCGCCTCCGGACAGGTTACATGCAATGGCAATGGTGCAGTCCCGCCGGCATCTTTGGTAGAAATCAACATAGTAGAGAATGGTGGGCAAGACTTTTATGATGTCAGCCTTGTCGATGGCTTCAACCTGCCTGTTTCAGTGAGCACAGAAGGAGGGAGCGGTGAATGCAAGACCTCGAGTTGCCCAGCCGATGTGAACGCGGCTTGCCCGGCAGAGCTACAAGTGAAAGCCGCAGATGGGAGCGTGATCGCATGCAAGAGCGCATGCACAGCGTTCAATCAGCCACAATACTGCTGCACTGGCAACTTCAGTACCCCAGCAACATGTCCTCCCACGAACTATTCAATGATCTTCGAGAACCAATGCCCTCAAGCTTATAGCTATGCTTATGATGATGTGAATAGCACCTTTACCTGCTCTGGTGCGCCTAATTACGTTATCACTTTCTGCCCTTCAAGTTGA